A stretch of DNA from Rathayibacter sp. VKM Ac-2762:
TTGTAGGCGGGCGGATCCACGTTCAGGACGTGCCCGACGGGCCGCCCCTTCTCCCAGACCGTGAGGAGGAAGGCGCCGTCCCGCTCGTCGGGGGCGCCGATCTCGAAGACCCGGCCGCGCACGATGGCGCACTGCGGCTCCTTGCGCGCGAGGCGCACCCAGAAGGGATGGTCTCCGGTCATCGTGCCCGTCCTCCCCGGCCGACCCGCGGCCGTGCCCGTAGCGGTCGACCGGTGATCGTGTCGTCGGCGACCCGCAGGGCCACGGTACGTCCGCCTCCCCTCAGCCGATCAGGGGGTTCACTGCGGAGCCTCGCAGTGGTAGCGGACGCCGGTCGCGCCCGGACGCGCACGACGGGGAACCACTCACTGCTCGTAGGAGTCCTCGTAGTCGGCACCACTGGTCAGCTCGCCGTCGCCGGGTTGCACGGGATGCTCGCCGGTGAGCGCGTCGATCCGCTCGCGCAGCCGTGCCACCTCCGCCGCGTTGTCCGGTTCGGGCAGGTCGCTCGGCGTGGTCTCGACGATGAGGGCGGCTGCGGCGTTCACGAGGAAGGTGGCGTCGACCGTCCCGCCGTCGGCGCCGATCCCCGTGTACTCGACGGTGTCGGCCGCGCCCTTCGAGGCGAGGGCGACGGCGTACTCGACGAGTGCGTCGGCCGCCTCGTCCCCCACCAGGATCGTCTTGTCGGCGAAGAGGATGTGCTTCATGCCGCCCATGCTCGGCAGCGCCGGCTGCGTGGAGGGAGGAGGTTGACAGATGACCGCCGCTGACGGAAGACCTGGACAGATCGAGCAGAGAATGGCATAGCGGGTTGTCGGATCCGTCCGGTCTGCGGAAGGGTGGAGGCAACGGCGGGCGTCTGCCTGCCGGAGATCAGGGGCTGGAGACGCTGATGGGGAAGCTGCACTACGACGGGACCGTCGAGATCGACTTCGAGGACCGCGTGCTCGCGCACCTGCAGATCGTCATCACCGCGAAGCTGCGCCGCAACGAGTCGTTCCTGCTCAGCTGGCGCGACGACCACAGCATGGGCGACGGCCGCAGCGCGATCTGGATCCACCCCTCCCACGCGCTCCGCTACAAGTACTTCGGCGGCCGGATGCCCCGCATCAACCCCGCCTGGATCTCCGCGCTCACCGACCTCGCGAACTCCGCGGGCGGGCTGTACGTGATCTCGGAGCCCGCCGAACCGGTGCGTCCCCCGGCGAAGGGCGACCAGCTGTGAAGCGCATCGACCTGATCTACAACGGCACCGCCTACACCGTCAACAACAGGAGCCTCGAGGAGTTCCGCGCCGAGGTCGAGGCCGCCCTGGCCTCCCCGACCCCGCAGTGGCTGACCGTCAACTACGGCGAGGGTCGCGCGAACCCGGCGCTCCTCCTCATCACGCCGTACACCCCGCTGTCGATCATCACGAACGACTTCGACAAGCTCAACGCAGAGTACGAGTAGCGGCGGACCTCGGGGAGGTCAACCACGTCGTCCGGTCGATCCGCGCCCCGTACCGTCGGGCAGGACCTCGTCGACGTCGTGCGCGGACCCCGCACGGCGACACCCGATCGACACCGCCCGCGCCCCGGCGCGCAGAACAACGGCCGCGGACACCCGGCCAGGAGCCGTGATGACAGATCCCGCCTTCGCCGTCCTCGACGACCTCATCGCCGCCCTCGAGCGTCCCGGCTCGATCGACCCCGGCCTGAGCCGCTCCGTCGCCGTGCAGGCCGCCGTCCTCCGGCTCCCGTCGCCCCGCACCGCGCACCGTCCGCGCCCGACGAGCCGCTTCACGGGCCGTCGCCTCGTGCGCCCGGGCAGCGCAGCCAGGCGGGCTCCCGCGCGTCACCGTGTCGTGGTCCCCGCCGGTCCGGGGGAGCGTCGCTCCGAGCGGAGCCGACGGCTAAAATGGGCGCGGTGACCGACTCCGACGCTCTCTGCGACCCGTATCTGCGCGGGTATCCGATCGACGGCGTCGCGATCTCCACGCTCGGCAGCCCCTTCGGCGGCGAGACCGTCGCCGCGAGCGACAGCACCGCGAGCCGGCTGGACGAGATCCAGATCGACCTCGGCGAGGGCCCGTGCTGGGAGGCGATCCGCGCTGCCGGCCCCGTCTCGGTGCCGGACACCGGCGCGGAGGAGCGCTGGCCGCTCTTCACCGAGGCGATCGGCCCCACGGCGGTGCGCGCGGTCTTCGCCTTCCCGCTCTCGATCGCGGGGCTCTCGATCGGCGCGGTCGACCTCTACTCCCGCCGCCCCACGTCGCTCAGCGACTCCCTCCTCGGCCGGATCAGCGCCTCGACCACCGCGACGGCGCTGCTGGTGCTGGCCGCGGTGCTGCGCGACAACGAGGTCGAGGAGAGCACGAATCCGCGCTCGCGACGCGTGGTGCACCAGGCGACCGGCATGATCATCGCGCGCTACGGCAGCACGGCCGAGGAGGCGCAGCTGCTGCTGCGCGCCCACGCCTTCGCCCAGCAGCGCTCCGTCGTCGATGTCGCCTCCGGCATCGTGGCCCGGCACGACGGGTTCCCCGACCGCCCTCTCACCGCCCAGGACGACACATGGTGACGATCTCCCGCGAGCGCAGCGTCATCCAGACGTTCGTCGCCCTCTCCGACACGCTGGTCGACGACTACGACGTCGTCGACTTCACCCAGACCCTCGTGGAGAGCAGCGCGACCCTCTTCGACGCCGTCTCGGCGGGGCTCGTCCTCGCCGACTCCACCGGCTCCCTCGAGGTGCTCGCCTCCACGGACGAGGACACCCGGCTGATCGAGCTGCTCCAGCTCGACAGCGGGTCGGGCCCGTGCATCCAGTGCTTCGAGACCGGGCGGCCGGTGATCGTCGAGGACGCCCGCGCCGTGGGCGAGGAGTGGGCGGAGTTCCGGACGCTGGCGGTCGAGCTCGACGTGCTCTCGGCGCACTGCGTGCCGATGCGCTCGGCGGGGACGACGATCGGCTCCCTCAACCTCTTCCAGGCCCGGCCGGGGCGGCTCGATCCTGACGACATCGCGGTCGTGCAGGCGTTCGCCGACGTCGCGACGATCGGGATCCTGCACCAGCGCGCGCTCCAGCAGAGCACGGTCACTCAGGAGCAGCTGCAGCACGCCCTCGACAGCCGGGTGCTGATCGAGCAGGCGAAGGGGATCCTCGCCTACGCCCACCGCACCACGGTCGAGCAGGCCTTCGAGGTGCTGCGGGTCCGCGCGCGAGCGACGTCGACCCCGATCACGACGCTCGCCCAGGAGATCATCCGCGACTACCGGCGCTGACGCTCCGCGCCCGCGGAGCAGGAGCGGGGCGGATCCGCGCCGGCGGCGCCGCGGCTCGGAGCTCAGTACTCGTTCTCGAGCTCCCACGTCGCGCGGGGGTCGACGTCCGAGGCGGGCACCGGTCCGCCCGCACTGTCGAGCGCGTCGAGGCGCTCGAGGATCTCGGCGCTCGACTCCGCCGCTGCGCTACCGGTCCCTGCGACCACCAGGGGGACGCCGAGCCCGACGGTGAGCGTCACGACGGAGGAGGGGGCCGAGTCGTCGGCGACGCTGACCGTGCTCATCCGGTGCTGCTGCGCGAGCGCGAGCGAGTAGCGGACGACGGCGTCGGCGGTCGCGTCGTCGAGGGAGAGGGAGCCACCGGTGTGGAAGAGCGTCGTCATGGTCAAGTCCTCGCAGGGCAGGCGGATGGGCATGGTTCCGTCACCGGGGGCCAGGATGCGGTGCGCTCACGCTACGCCCTGGTCGCTCGCGGGTGCAGGTCTTGCGCCGATGCGCTCCCCTGTCGCATGGTTCGCTCTCGCCGCCGGAGCAATTCCCCCATGGCTCTGAGGCGGCTCACATGTTAACGTGAACACACGCGTCGGTCCCCTCGGCTCGACGCATCCCTCCCCTGAAGGAAAGGTCTCGACGATGAGACGACGCTCCCCGGAGCCCCCTGCCGCCGCGCCTCGGCGCCGCGTGCGATCCCTCTTCCTCTCCGCTCTCGCCTGCACGAGCGTCGCCCTCACCGGCGCTCTCGTCCCCGTCTCGGCGCAGGCCGTCGACGTCCCGACGCCCACCGCGCACTACGACATGTCCCACGCCGGCTCGGCCCTGCTCGACATCTCGGGCAACGGACGCAACGCCACCCTGACCGGCCTCACCGACGCGTCCTTCGCGAACGCCGGCGGCGACCAGGTCGCCCGGTTCAAGAACGACGGCTACGCGAGCCTGCCCCAGGGCCTGGTCACCGGAGCCGACAACGCGTTCGCCGTCGAGTACACGGTGAAGACGCAGACCACCGCCAACCAGTTCGGCTGGGTCATCGGCGACGGCGTCGGCCCGTGGAACACCACGCAGCTCGGCAACCACGTCTTCGTGAACCCGCGCAACCCCGACGGCTCGCCCAGCGGACAGGTCCTCGCGGGCATCCGCGTCAAGGAGCCCACCAGCAACGGCGAGACCCGCATGCCGTTCGGCGGCACGCTGAACCCCGGATTCACGACCCTCACGCTCGTCGGCACCGGCACGGGTTCGAGCACCGTGCTGACCCTCTACCGCGACGGCACGCAGATCTCGACGGCGAACACCACGAAGTCGATGGCGAGCATCGTGCCGACCGGGTCCACTCTCGGCTACCTCGGCCGCTCGCTCTACTCCGGCGACGCGCTCGTGACCGCCGACGTCACCGACGTGAAGTTCTGGGACACCTCCCTCACCGCCGAGCAGGTCGCCTCGAGCATGCCGACCGCCACGGCGAAGGCGTCCGCGACCTCGGCCCTGCTGCGCTCGGACATCCAGCCCGTCCTGCTGGCCGGCAACCCGTCGCTGACCCAGGTCTCCTCGAACCTGACGCTGCCCGCCTCCAGCAGCGGCGTCCCGCTCACCTGGACCTCCTCGAACAGCGCGGTCGTCTCGGCCACCGGTGTCGTCTCGCGCTCGATCGCGCAGAACACCCCGGTCACCCTGACGGCGACCACCGCCCAGGGCGCGACGATCGCCTTCGAGGTGGTCGTGCTCGCCCCGAGCATCAACGACGACCTCGACGCGCTGAAGCTCGCCACGCGCACCACCGAGAACCTCCCCCTCGCGGTGAAGGGCGCCCGGAACGGCACCGACATCACCTGGACCTCCTCGGACCCGGCCCTCGTCACGCCGACGAACACCTCCTACGCGGCTCCGGCGGTCGGCGCGGCCGACCCCTACCGCGGCGGCGGCGTGGTCACCCGGCCGGCCTAC
This window harbors:
- a CDS encoding GAF and ANTAR domain-containing protein is translated as MTDSDALCDPYLRGYPIDGVAISTLGSPFGGETVAASDSTASRLDEIQIDLGEGPCWEAIRAAGPVSVPDTGAEERWPLFTEAIGPTAVRAVFAFPLSIAGLSIGAVDLYSRRPTSLSDSLLGRISASTTATALLVLAAVLRDNEVEESTNPRSRRVVHQATGMIIARYGSTAEEAQLLLRAHAFAQQRSVVDVASGIVARHDGFPDRPLTAQDDTW
- a CDS encoding GAF and ANTAR domain-containing protein, whose product is MVTISRERSVIQTFVALSDTLVDDYDVVDFTQTLVESSATLFDAVSAGLVLADSTGSLEVLASTDEDTRLIELLQLDSGSGPCIQCFETGRPVIVEDARAVGEEWAEFRTLAVELDVLSAHCVPMRSAGTTIGSLNLFQARPGRLDPDDIAVVQAFADVATIGILHQRALQQSTVTQEQLQHALDSRVLIEQAKGILAYAHRTTVEQAFEVLRVRARATSTPITTLAQEIIRDYRR
- a CDS encoding ATP-dependent DNA ligase, with the protein product MGKLHYDGTVEIDFEDRVLAHLQIVITAKLRRNESFLLSWRDDHSMGDGRSAIWIHPSHALRYKYFGGRMPRINPAWISALTDLANSAGGLYVISEPAEPVRPPAKGDQL